A genomic region of Lachnoclostridium edouardi contains the following coding sequences:
- the trpE gene encoding anthranilate synthase component I, which translates to MAIYRPSEEEYKKLSSDSSFKVIPVSREIFSDIRTPLEVLRILKQVSNHCYILESIEDSEKWGRYTFLGYDPKLELVCENGKIRITSAAVMEAETKNPREYIEKVLEEYKSPRLPYLPTFTGGLVGYFSYDYIKYGEPSLGFLGEDQEHFKDIDLMLFDKVIAFDNFRQKMILIVNAKISEGQAGYKNAVMELDHMAHMLKSMEPGICPPGKMKTQIKPLFEKEEYCQMVEKAKKYIYEGDIFQVVLSNRLEAEFEGSLMNTYRVLRTTNPSPYMFYFSSHDIELAGASPETLVKVENGTVHTFPLAGTRPRGKTEEEDQRLEKELLADEKELAEHNMLVDLGRNDLGKISRFGTVKVESYMSIQKFSHVMHIGSTVQGELEKGKTALDAVEAVLPAGTLSGAPKIRACQIIEELENNKRGVYGGAVGYLDFTGNMDLCIAIRLAYKKKGKVYVRSGAGIVADSVAEKEFEECMNKAKAVLNALKTAEEGGEL; encoded by the coding sequence ATGGCAATTTACAGACCATCAGAAGAAGAGTACAAAAAGTTATCTTCAGACAGCAGCTTTAAAGTGATTCCTGTCAGCAGGGAGATTTTCTCAGACATCAGAACTCCCCTGGAGGTGCTTAGAATATTAAAGCAGGTCAGCAATCACTGTTACATTCTGGAAAGCATAGAGGATTCTGAAAAATGGGGCAGATATACATTTTTAGGGTATGACCCTAAATTGGAGCTGGTATGTGAAAACGGAAAAATAAGAATTACCTCCGCCGCTGTTATGGAGGCGGAGACAAAAAATCCAAGAGAATATATTGAGAAGGTGCTGGAGGAATACAAAAGCCCCAGGCTCCCCTATCTTCCCACATTTACAGGCGGTCTGGTGGGGTACTTTTCCTATGATTATATAAAATACGGCGAGCCTTCCTTAGGATTTTTAGGGGAAGATCAGGAACATTTTAAAGATATAGACTTAATGTTGTTTGACAAGGTAATAGCTTTTGATAACTTCAGGCAGAAGATGATTTTAATTGTAAACGCTAAAATTTCAGAAGGTCAGGCAGGATACAAGAATGCAGTGATGGAGTTAGACCATATGGCTCATATGTTAAAAAGCATGGAGCCAGGCATATGTCCTCCTGGAAAAATGAAAACTCAGATCAAGCCTTTATTTGAAAAAGAGGAGTACTGTCAAATGGTGGAAAAGGCAAAAAAATATATTTATGAGGGAGATATTTTCCAGGTAGTGTTGTCCAACAGGCTGGAGGCTGAATTTGAAGGCAGCCTGATGAATACATACAGAGTGTTAAGAACAACCAACCCGTCCCCCTATATGTTTTACTTTTCCAGCCATGATATAGAGCTGGCAGGGGCTTCCCCGGAAACCCTGGTAAAAGTGGAAAATGGAACAGTTCATACATTCCCTTTAGCAGGCACAAGGCCCAGAGGCAAAACAGAGGAGGAGGACCAAAGGCTGGAAAAGGAGCTTTTGGCAGATGAAAAGGAGTTGGCAGAGCATAATATGCTGGTGGACTTAGGGAGAAATGATCTTGGAAAAATCAGCAGATTCGGCACTGTAAAGGTGGAATCCTACATGAGCATTCAAAAGTTTTCCCATGTTATGCACATTGGGTCCACTGTTCAGGGAGAGCTGGAAAAAGGAAAAACAGCTTTAGACGCAGTGGAAGCAGTGCTGCCTGCGGGAACTTTATCAGGGGCGCCGAAAATCAGAGCCTGCCAGATTATAGAGGAGCTGGAAAATAATAAAAGAGGGGTGTACGGTGGAGCCGTTGGATATTTAGACTTTACGGGAAATATGGATTTGTGTATCGCCATTCGCCTGGCCTATAAAAAGAAGGGAAAGGTTTATGTCAGATCAGGAGCAGGAATTGTGGCTGACAGCGTGGCAGAAAAAGAATTTGAGGAGTGTATGAACAAGGCCAAGGCTGTGCTGAACGCTTTAAAAACAGCAGAGGAGGGAGGAGAATTATGA
- a CDS encoding anthranilate synthase component II, whose translation MILLIDNYDSFSYNLYQLAGSLYGEIKVIRNDEMTVEEIKSLAPEGIILSPGPGRPSEAGCCQQVVKELGGKIPILGVCLGHQAICQAYGGKITYAKQLMHGKQSVVKGQGRLFLGLSDSFPVARYHSLAAEEESLPKELIISARTEDGEVMAVEHKEYAVYGLQFHPESILTPDGKKIIENFLEVVRND comes from the coding sequence ATGATACTTTTAATAGATAATTACGACAGCTTTTCCTACAATTTATATCAGCTGGCAGGCAGCTTGTACGGAGAAATCAAAGTAATCCGAAATGATGAAATGACAGTGGAGGAAATTAAAAGCCTGGCGCCAGAAGGTATTATATTATCTCCGGGCCCTGGAAGGCCCTCTGAGGCAGGGTGCTGTCAGCAGGTAGTGAAGGAGCTGGGAGGAAAAATCCCTATTTTAGGAGTGTGCTTAGGTCACCAGGCTATTTGCCAGGCATACGGAGGGAAAATTACTTATGCCAAACAGCTGATGCACGGAAAACAATCTGTGGTAAAGGGGCAGGGAAGACTTTTTTTAGGACTGTCGGATTCCTTTCCGGTTGCCAGATACCACTCTTTAGCGGCTGAGGAGGAAAGCCTTCCAAAAGAGCTGATTATTTCGGCCAGAACAGAGGACGGAGAAGTTATGGCAGTGGAGCACAAGGAATATGCTGTATATGGATTGCAGTTCCATCCGGAATCTATTTTAACCCCAGATGGAAAAAAGATAATAGAAAATTTTCTGGAGGTAGTAAGAAATGATTAA
- the trpD gene encoding anthranilate phosphoribosyltransferase, with protein MIKEAIMKLARGEDLSYEAAEMVMDEIMGGKATPVQMSAFLVAMSMKGETIDEITACAAGMRKHCIRLLHHMDVLEIVGTGGDGANSFNISTVSSLVISAAGVPVAKHGNRAASSKCGAADVLEALGVNITVPPEKSTEILNEIGICFLFAQNYHISMKYVAPVRRELSIRTIFNILGPLANPAGANMELLGVYDESLVKPLAEVLKNLGVNNAMVVYGQDRLDEISISAPTSVCEIRDGAMKSYVLLPEEFGMSRCSKEELEGGTPEENAVIALNILKGEKGPKRDAVLLNSGAALYIAKRAASIEEGINIAREIIDSGAALKQLEKFIQLSNEKQ; from the coding sequence ATGATTAAAGAAGCAATTATGAAATTGGCAAGGGGCGAAGATTTATCATATGAAGCGGCAGAAATGGTAATGGATGAAATTATGGGAGGAAAGGCCACTCCTGTGCAGATGAGCGCGTTTTTAGTAGCTATGAGCATGAAGGGGGAAACTATTGATGAGATTACAGCCTGCGCGGCAGGAATGAGAAAGCACTGTATCCGCCTTCTACACCATATGGATGTGCTGGAGATTGTAGGAACAGGAGGAGACGGGGCTAATTCCTTTAATATTTCTACTGTATCCTCCCTGGTAATTTCTGCGGCAGGCGTGCCGGTGGCAAAGCACGGCAACAGAGCCGCCTCCAGCAAATGCGGGGCGGCGGACGTATTAGAAGCTCTTGGGGTAAATATTACAGTGCCTCCGGAAAAAAGCACTGAAATATTAAATGAAATTGGAATTTGCTTCTTATTTGCCCAAAACTACCATATTTCCATGAAATATGTGGCGCCTGTGAGAAGAGAGCTTAGCATCAGAACTATTTTTAATATTTTAGGCCCTTTGGCAAATCCGGCGGGAGCAAATATGGAGCTGCTGGGAGTATATGATGAAAGCCTGGTTAAACCTTTGGCAGAGGTGTTAAAAAACCTGGGAGTGAATAATGCAATGGTTGTATACGGGCAGGACAGATTAGATGAGATTTCTATAAGCGCTCCGACTTCTGTGTGCGAGATCAGGGACGGAGCTATGAAATCCTACGTTTTACTTCCAGAGGAATTTGGCATGAGCCGCTGTTCTAAAGAGGAGCTGGAAGGCGGAACTCCAGAGGAAAACGCGGTGATTGCTCTTAATATTTTAAAGGGAGAAAAAGGGCCTAAAAGAGATGCGGTGCTGTTAAATTCCGGAGCAGCTTTATATATTGCGAAAAGGGCGGCTTCAATAGAAGAAGGAATAAACATTGCCAGAGAAATTATTGATTCCGGAGCGGCTTTAAAACAGCTGGAAAAATTTATACAGCTTTCTAATGAAAAGCAATAA
- the trpC gene encoding indole-3-glycerol phosphate synthase TrpC, with translation MILDEIAAYARYRVENRKREVSLEEVKIKGLELAGQEGKKTFPFEKALKNPGLSFICEVKKASPSKGLIVQEFPYLEIAKAYERAGAAAISVLTEPKYFLGDDKYLKEIAATVKIPVLRKDFVVDEYQIYEAKVLGASAVLLICAILDKETLLKYKTIADTLGLSALVEAHTEEEIETALSIGARIIGVNNRNLKTFQVDNSLSLHLRKMIPDHLCYVSESGVRGREDVIAAEKAGADGILVGEALMRSRNKEEMLAKLQGRN, from the coding sequence ATGATATTAGATGAAATCGCCGCATATGCCAGATACAGGGTGGAGAATAGAAAAAGGGAGGTTTCCCTGGAAGAAGTAAAAATAAAAGGGCTGGAGCTTGCCGGACAGGAGGGGAAAAAAACATTTCCTTTTGAAAAGGCTTTAAAAAATCCGGGGCTTTCTTTTATCTGCGAGGTAAAAAAAGCCTCCCCCTCTAAAGGTCTGATCGTACAGGAATTTCCTTATCTGGAAATCGCCAAAGCTTATGAACGGGCAGGGGCGGCGGCCATATCTGTGCTGACAGAGCCTAAGTATTTTCTGGGAGACGATAAATATTTAAAGGAGATTGCAGCCACAGTAAAAATCCCTGTGCTGCGAAAAGACTTTGTAGTAGATGAATACCAAATATATGAGGCCAAGGTTTTGGGGGCGTCGGCAGTGCTTCTGATCTGCGCTATTTTAGATAAAGAAACCTTATTAAAATATAAAACCATTGCGGACACATTAGGACTTTCTGCTTTAGTGGAGGCTCACACAGAGGAAGAAATAGAAACAGCTTTAAGTATAGGAGCCAGAATCATAGGCGTAAATAACAGAAATTTAAAAACCTTCCAGGTGGACAACAGCCTTAGCCTTCACCTTAGAAAAATGATACCCGACCATTTGTGTTATGTTTCAGAAAGCGGAGTTAGGGGAAGAGAAGATGTAATAGCGGCTGAAAAAGCAGGGGCAGACGGAATTTTAGTGGGAGAGGCGTTAATGAGAAGCAGAAATAAGGAAGAGATGTTAGCTAAGCTGCAGGGAAGAAATTAA
- a CDS encoding phosphoribosylanthranilate isomerase codes for MEKPQHVKVKICGLTRMEDIKAVNEYCPDFIGFVFAKSSRRYVNPEQAGLLALQARKEICRVGVFVNSPEKQILDLVKKGVIQIIQLHGDEDENYIARLRENLKSCGQAGEEAKIIKAFSVKNQDDIKTAGLSKADYALFDNGSGGTGKMFNWSFLKEIKKPYFLAGGISLDNIKEALNLGEETGCPPFALDISSGAETEGVKDRNKIEKIIRRIRE; via the coding sequence ATGGAAAAGCCACAGCATGTAAAGGTGAAAATCTGCGGCCTTACCAGGATGGAGGACATTAAGGCAGTCAATGAATATTGTCCTGATTTTATTGGTTTTGTATTTGCTAAGTCCAGCCGGCGGTATGTAAATCCAGAACAGGCAGGTCTCCTTGCCCTTCAGGCGAGAAAGGAAATCTGCAGGGTGGGAGTTTTTGTAAATTCTCCGGAAAAGCAGATTTTAGATCTGGTAAAAAAAGGAGTAATTCAAATCATCCAGCTTCACGGGGATGAGGATGAAAATTACATAGCCAGGCTGAGGGAAAATCTAAAAAGCTGCGGCCAGGCGGGAGAAGAAGCGAAAATCATAAAAGCCTTTTCTGTGAAAAATCAGGATGATATAAAGACAGCAGGCCTAAGTAAGGCAGATTATGCGCTGTTTGACAACGGCTCTGGAGGAACAGGAAAAATGTTTAACTGGTCCTTTTTAAAAGAAATAAAAAAGCCTTATTTTCTGGCAGGAGGAATCAGTCTGGACAATATAAAAGAGGCTTTAAACCTGGGAGAAGAAACAGGCTGTCCTCCCTTTGCCTTAGATATCAGCAGCGGGGCAGAGACAGAGGGCGTAAAAGACAGAAATAAAATAGAGAAGATAATTAGGAGGATTAGAGAATGA
- the trpB gene encoding tryptophan synthase subunit beta, with the protein MKKGRYGIHGGQYIPETLMNEIIKLEEAYEYYKNDPEFNQELDFLLKEYAGRPSLLYYAEKMTKDLGGAKIYLKREDLNHTGSHKINNVLGQVLLAKKMGKTRIIAETGAGQHGVATATAAALLDMECEIFMGKEDTDRQALNVYRMELLGAKVHPVVSGTQTLKDAVNETMREWASRVYDTHYVLGSVMGPHPFPMIVRDFQSIISKEAREQILEKEGKLPSAVVACVGGGSNAMGTFYNFIQDKEVKLIGCEAAGKGIHTEKHAATIAKGQLGVFHGMKSYFCQDDHGQIAQVYSISAGLDYPGIGPEHAYLHDCKRAEYVPVTDDEAVEAFEYLARTEGIICAIESAHAVAHVKKIAPKMGKDEIIIVCLSGRGDKDVAAIARYRGVNIYE; encoded by the coding sequence ATGAAAAAAGGCAGATACGGCATTCACGGAGGACAATATATTCCGGAAACGCTGATGAATGAAATCATTAAGCTGGAGGAGGCTTATGAGTATTACAAAAATGATCCGGAGTTTAATCAGGAACTGGATTTTCTCCTGAAGGAGTATGCAGGGCGGCCGTCTCTTTTGTACTATGCGGAAAAAATGACAAAGGACCTGGGCGGGGCTAAAATATATTTAAAAAGAGAAGACTTAAATCACACCGGCTCCCACAAAATCAACAATGTGTTAGGACAGGTGCTGCTGGCGAAGAAAATGGGAAAAACCAGAATTATAGCTGAGACGGGAGCTGGACAGCACGGGGTAGCCACGGCTACAGCGGCTGCACTTTTAGATATGGAATGTGAGATTTTTATGGGCAAGGAGGACACAGACAGGCAGGCATTAAATGTTTACCGTATGGAGCTTTTAGGGGCCAAGGTGCATCCCGTTGTCAGCGGAACTCAGACATTAAAGGATGCAGTAAATGAAACCATGAGAGAGTGGGCGTCCAGGGTTTACGATACCCACTATGTATTAGGGTCTGTAATGGGACCTCACCCATTTCCCATGATTGTCAGAGATTTCCAAAGTATTATCAGCAAGGAAGCCAGGGAGCAGATTTTAGAGAAAGAGGGGAAGCTTCCTTCAGCAGTAGTGGCATGTGTTGGCGGCGGCAGCAACGCAATGGGCACATTCTATAATTTTATTCAGGATAAGGAAGTAAAGCTTATTGGCTGCGAGGCTGCGGGAAAGGGAATTCATACAGAGAAACATGCGGCCACCATTGCAAAAGGCCAGCTGGGAGTATTCCACGGAATGAAATCTTATTTCTGCCAGGACGACCACGGACAGATTGCTCAGGTATATTCTATTTCAGCAGGGCTGGATTACCCGGGAATCGGGCCGGAGCACGCCTATCTTCACGATTGTAAAAGGGCTGAATATGTGCCGGTAACAGATGACGAGGCGGTGGAAGCTTTTGAATACCTGGCCAGAACAGAGGGAATTATCTGTGCCATTGAAAGCGCTCACGCTGTGGCTCATGTGAAAAAAATCGCCCCTAAAATGGGCAAGGATGAAATTATAATTGTATGCCTGTCAGGCAGAGGAGATAAAGACGTAGCGGCAATCGCGCGGTACAGAGGAGTGAACATATATGAGTAA
- the trpA gene encoding tryptophan synthase subunit alpha: MSKIQNAFKNGKAFIGFLTAGDPDLETTEKLILSMDRGGADLIEIGIPFSDPIAEGEVIQEANIRALAAGTTTDKVFSMVENVRKKIQTPIVFLTYLNPVFFYGYERFFKRCQEAFVDGIIIPDLPYEEKQEVCEIAEAYGVDVISMIAPTSEERIQRITKDAKGFLYVVSSMGVTGVRSEINTDLSSMAAAIRKASNVPAAVGFGISTPKQAADLGVDFDGVIVGSAIVKLISQYGREAEEPVYEYVKKMKEATCVPSVK; encoded by the coding sequence ATGAGTAAAATTCAAAACGCATTTAAAAATGGTAAAGCATTTATCGGATTTCTTACAGCAGGAGATCCTGATTTGGAAACTACAGAAAAGCTGATTCTTTCTATGGACAGAGGCGGCGCAGACTTAATTGAAATAGGAATCCCCTTTTCCGACCCCATTGCAGAGGGAGAGGTTATTCAGGAGGCTAATATTAGGGCCCTGGCGGCAGGGACCACTACAGATAAGGTATTTTCCATGGTGGAAAATGTAAGAAAAAAAATTCAGACGCCTATTGTGTTTCTCACATATTTAAATCCTGTGTTTTTCTACGGCTATGAAAGGTTTTTTAAACGGTGCCAGGAAGCTTTTGTAGACGGAATTATTATTCCTGATCTGCCATATGAGGAGAAGCAGGAGGTGTGTGAAATTGCAGAGGCCTATGGGGTAGACGTGATTTCTATGATCGCCCCCACCTCAGAAGAGAGAATACAGAGAATTACAAAAGATGCAAAGGGATTTCTCTATGTAGTTTCCTCCATGGGAGTGACAGGGGTGCGGTCAGAAATAAATACAGATCTGTCCTCCATGGCCGCGGCTATCAGAAAGGCCTCCAATGTGCCGGCGGCAGTAGGCTTTGGCATCAGCACTCCAAAGCAGGCTGCAGACTTAGGAGTGGATTTTGACGGAGTAATTGTAGGAAGCGCCATTGTAAAGCTGATCAGTCAATATGGAAGGGAGGCGGAGGAGCCTGTTTATGAATATGTGAAGAAAATGAAAGAGGCTACTTGTGTTCCTTCTGTGAAATAG